Proteins co-encoded in one Leptodactylus fuscus isolate aLepFus1 chromosome 4, aLepFus1.hap2, whole genome shotgun sequence genomic window:
- the EMILIN2 gene encoding EMILIN-2, with translation MTSGLMWSSGRAPAASTGPTTLWTLFFVVFSGCLLTEATPHLTYHRPAQRGKNWCAFIVNKNVSCTVMDGTESFIQPQYRCSWNQIHCQPILAYKVGFRPRYVTSYKVVTELEWRCCPGFKGEDCKDGPTDKAKQTPIHTPRPSGGKKDQEPNGQQQKPLDSKRDFQELNEAQEKKIQTLEEEMLRLTQTVIDLQTSLSGVNENLKITVQEDASKFLNTWLNNLTPTASATGGKTEYYLPGFTGSSEKEEGLKDVVSELTSAREELQKKTDQIEELTRKINLYEERLIDIEEMSRKPTATAPVSNIDDKLEALRNEMLEGMDRKMADLKNSCEYKLVNVQQQCEDNENSCAEVKDFVLEKETELRDEINKLRSQIQTTPNGGSSCCTNDIDSILKNLGQKVDRIAEANVVLNARLDNEVQRLSTLTPDQSWNEKLIDLEFKVNVSERNVEEHCFYIEDTLRGLINSSVDSMSNLIDWKLQLLENRLGDATGDHDPADSSNSIANSVFNEINDLKDVVQKLDSELKNAINGKGGSLSGNNGYNNNYDVLVQTQLDNALLLKSLTDNMNEKFELLQNKTSDLEGLKLELGTVKFDLYRIEDSIDLLNEKFGSLKDQVQDINSTVRDRELGLTAKVDVVHKLYDTTSDASTNGNCCKNLQDNFEVLKREVTADKGKCPENSQGIKTALSNVDARVSKLENVCGKLDTISGSLQRIKDGLNKHVTSLWNCISRINGTIKSHSNDIYGLKNSVQVFQTEITKITTNLQDLTKSKPGEGSEPKHTIEVKVVPQLPPKTTEKPKYPQVPQEPILPQIPIVPSIPKQPTQPDQPQYPSVPKLPSQPGQSQLPLDPASTKPKQPPAKPEPPTSSGSIVIPLVPGRNGVILEHGQAGPPGRMVQVGSGRPQGADGEQDMQMSKGFAGAPGYPKPETETKDEISITFSESKGASATFAQISFSAGLTERQSSLDVGFIPFNHVLVNDGEHYNPETGIFTAPIEGRYMLSAVLTPEHNHYVEAVLLVSNVSVAQLDSSGYRRELLEYHRPSSSRPVCSGIGTFNLILNLKAGDEVAIVLTGGKLANSDSDEMYSTFSGALLYPSTPLR, from the exons ATATAAGGTTGGCTTTAGACCTAGGTATGTAACATCCTACAAAGTTGTTACCGAGCTGGAATGGAGGTGTTGTCCTGGTTTTAAGGGTGAAGATTGCAAGGATGGACCTACTGACAAGGCCAAACAGACCCCTATACATACACCACgaccaagtggggggaagaaagaTCAGG aaCCAAATGGGCAACAACAAAAGCCTTTGGACTCTAAAAGAGATTTTCAAGAACTAAATGAAGCTCAAGAGAAAAAGATTCAAACTCTCGAGGAAGAAATGCTGCGACTTACACAAACTGTCATTGACTTGCAGACCTCCTTGTCCGGTGTAAATGAAAACCTAAAGATCACTGTCCAAGAAGACGCCAGTAAATTTTTAAACACTTGGCTCAACAATTTGACCCCAACAGCCAGTGCCACTGGCGGTAAGACAGAATATTACCTACCAGGATTCACTGGAAGTTCTGAGAAAGAGGAAGGACTAAAAGATGTAGTGTCTGAATTAACAAGTGCCCGAGAAGAACTCCAGAAGAAAACTGATCAAATTGAGGAACTAACCAGAAAAATTAATTTGTACGAGGAACGCTTGATCGATATTGAGGAAATGTCCCGTAAACCAACAGCAACAGCACCTGTTTCTAATATAGATGATAAATTGGAAGCTCTGAGAAATGAGATGCTTGAGGGAATGGACAGAAAAATGGCTGATCTGAAAAACTCATGCGAGTATAAACTAGTTAATGTTCaacagcaatgtgaagacaatgagAATAGCTGTGCCGAAGTCAAAGATTTTGTTCTTGAAAAGGAGACGGAACTCCGTGACGAAATAAATAAGCTGAGATCGCAAATCCAAACTACACCAAATGGGGGTTCCAGTTGTTGCACAAATGATATTGACTCCATACTGAAGAATTTGGGTCAAAAAGTTGATAGAATTGCAGAAGCCAATGTGGTTCTCAATGCCAGACTAGACAATGAAGTACAGCGTTTGAGCACTTTAACACCCGACCAGTCTTGGAATGAAAAATTGATTGATTTGGAGTTCAAGGTCAATGTTTCAGAAAGAAATGTAGAGGAGCATTGCTTCTATATTGAAGATACATTGAGAGGTTTAATTAACAGTAGCGTTGACAGTATGAGCAATCTCATTGACTGGAAGCTTCAATTATTGGAGAATAGGTTGGGAGATGCTACTGGTGATCATGACCCTGCTGATTCCAGCAACTCAATTGCCAATTCGGTTTTTAATGAAATCAATGACTTGAAGGATGTGGTGCAGAAGCTGGACAGTGAGCTGAAGAATGCTATAAATGGCAAAGGAGGTTCTTTGAGTGGCAATAATGGCTACAACAATAATTATGACGTCTTGGTTCAAACTCAGCTCGACAATGCTCTCCTTTTAAAGTCTCTTACTGATAACATGAATGAAAAATTTGAGTTGCTGCAAAACAAGACATCAGATTTAGAAGGACTGAAACTTGAGTTAGGCACTGTTAAATTTGATCTATATAGGATTGAAGACAGTATCGATTTATTAAATGAGAAGTTTGGTTCATTAAAAGACCAGGTACAAGATATTAACTCTACGGTCAGGGATAGAGAACTTGGTCTAACAGCTAAAGTTGATGTTGTCCATAAACTTTATGATACTACCTCAGATGCTTCTACAAATGGTAACTGTTGTAAAAATCTCCAAGACAATTTTGAAGTCCTAAAGCGTGAAGTAACTGCTGACAAAGGGAAGTGCCCCGAAAATTCTCAGGGAATTAAAACCGCTCTCTCCAATGTTGATGCTAGAGTTTCTAAGTTAGAAAATGTATGTGGAAAGctggacactatctctggcagTTTGCAGAGGATTAAAGATGGACTCAACAAACATGTCACCAGTTTATGGAACTGTATCAGCAGGATCAATGGGACAATAAAATCGCATTCCAATGACATTTATGGCCTGAAGAATTCTGTCCAGGTGTTCCAAACAGAGATCACCAAAATCACAACTAACTTACAAGATCTTACCAAGAGCAAACCTGGAGAAG GATCCGAGCCGAAACACACAATAGAAGTTAAAGTTGTTCCTCAGCTGCCACCAAAAACGACAGAAAAGCCAAAATACCCACAAGTTCCACAAGAACCAATATTACCCCAAATACCTATAGTTCCTTCAATTCCTAAACAGCCTACTCAACCTGATCAACCTCAGTACCCAAGCGTGCCAAAGTTGCCATCACAGCCAGGACAATCACAACTACCTCTAGATCCTGCCAGTACAAAGCCAAAGCAACCACCAGCCAAACCAGAGCCACCTACCTCTTCAGGGTCTATCGTCATACCACTGGTTCCTGGCCGCAATGGAGTCATTCTAGAGCATGGTCAAGCTGGCCCTCCTGGTAGAATGGTACAGGTTGGATCAGGAAGACCGCAAGGTGCTGATGGAGAGCAAGACATGCAGATGTCAAAAGGTTTTGCTGGAGCACCAG GTTATCCCAAGCCAGAAACAGAAACAAAAG atGAAATATCAATCACATTTTCAGAATCCAAAG GAGCAAGCGCAACATTTGCACAGATATCATTCTCGGCTGGACTGACCGAAAGACAAAGCTCTTTAGATGTTGGCTTCATTCCCTTCAATCATGTTCTGGTTAATGATGGCGAGCACTACAATCCTGAGACAG GTATCTTCACCGCTCCCATTGAGGGCCGTTACATGCTGTCTGCAGTCCTGACTCCAGAGCATAACCATTATGTGGAAGCCGTCTTGTTGGTGTCCAATGTCAGCGTGGCACAGCTGGACTCTTCAGGCTACAGACGGGAGCTCTTAGAGTATCATAGGCCGAGCTCCAGTAGACCGGTCTGCAGCGGGATTGGCACATTCAATCTCATCTTGAACTTGAAAGCCGGAGATGAAGTTGCCATTGTCTTGACGGGAGGCAAACTGGCGAACTCAGACTCTGATGAAATGTACTCCACATTTAGTGGTGCCTTGTTATACCCATCCACCCCTCTCAGATAG